One genomic region from Acidimicrobiia bacterium encodes:
- a CDS encoding thiamine pyrophosphate-dependent dehydrogenase E1 component subunit alpha produces MDEADIPADVRLELYERQHVLRQFEKRAYDLFMQNLVKGTSHLSLGMEAISAGFGQAMQPDDYVFATYRGHAHTLSKGAPLGPVMAELLGRENGILQGKGGSMHLTSVEHNMMGSYAIIGAHLCIANGTAWSAQIRGTDQVTVAFFGDGATNIGAFHEALNFAVIWNLPIVFVCENNLYMEYTPSDLITAVDHPAADRASAYGLERIVVDGNDADAVYLAAQDALSKARRGAGPSLVEAVTYRHGGHSRADPGKYRPAEEVEAWLDHDPIPIYHQRLLRLGVSEGDLATIQQSVAGRVDEATEFAKAGGAPAPESAMTDLWANGGSAWRN; encoded by the coding sequence ATGGATGAAGCTGACATCCCGGCCGACGTACGCTTGGAGTTGTACGAACGCCAGCACGTTCTCCGCCAGTTCGAGAAGCGGGCCTATGACTTGTTCATGCAGAACCTGGTCAAGGGCACGAGCCATCTTTCGCTTGGTATGGAAGCCATTTCGGCTGGATTCGGTCAAGCCATGCAACCAGACGACTACGTATTCGCCACCTATCGGGGCCACGCACACACCCTCTCGAAAGGCGCACCGCTCGGTCCAGTGATGGCTGAGCTACTCGGCCGCGAGAACGGCATCTTGCAGGGCAAGGGTGGATCGATGCACCTGACCTCGGTGGAGCACAACATGATGGGCAGCTACGCCATCATTGGTGCGCACCTGTGCATCGCCAATGGAACAGCATGGTCGGCCCAGATTCGGGGAACCGACCAGGTCACGGTCGCCTTCTTCGGTGACGGCGCCACCAACATCGGGGCATTCCATGAAGCGCTCAACTTCGCGGTGATCTGGAATTTGCCGATCGTGTTCGTGTGCGAGAACAACCTGTACATGGAGTACACCCCGTCCGACTTGATCACGGCCGTCGATCATCCGGCCGCCGACCGGGCTTCGGCCTACGGGCTGGAGCGAATCGTGGTGGACGGCAACGATGCCGACGCGGTCTATCTCGCTGCGCAGGACGCGCTGTCGAAAGCCCGCCGGGGAGCGGGCCCTTCCCTGGTCGAGGCCGTGACCTATCGGCACGGTGGTCACAGCCGGGCCGACCCGGGAAAGTACCGGCCGGCCGAGGAAGTTGAGGCATGGCTCGACCATGACCCGATTCCCATCTATCACCAACGTCTCCTACGACTCGGAGTCTCCGAAGGCGACCTGGCCACGATCCAGCAGTCAGTGGCGGGGCGGGTGGACGAAGCCACCGAATTCGCCAAGGCAGGAGGCGCTCCGGCGCCGGAGTCGGCAATGACCGACCTTTGGGCAAACGGAGGATCAGCATGGCGGAACTGA